Proteins encoded in a region of the Equus asinus isolate D_3611 breed Donkey chromosome X, EquAss-T2T_v2, whole genome shotgun sequence genome:
- the PDHA1 gene encoding pyruvate dehydrogenase E1 component subunit alpha, somatic form, mitochondrial, giving the protein MRKMLAAVSRVLSGVAQKPASRVLVASRSFANDATFEIKKCDLHRLEEGPPVTTVLTREDGLRYYRMMQTVRRMELKADQLYKQKIIRGFCHLCDGQEACCVGLEAGINPTDHLITAYRAHGFTFTRGLSVREILAELTGRRGGCAKGKGGSMHMYAKNFYGGNGIVGAQVPLGAGIALACKYFGKDEVCLTLYGDGAANQGQIFEAYNMAALWKLPCIFICENNRYGMGTSVERAAASTDYYKRGDFIPGLRVDGMDILCVREATRFAAAYCRSGKGPILMELQTYRYHGHSMSDPGVSYRTREEIQEVRSKSDPIMLLKDRMVNSNLASVEELKEIDVEVRKEIEDAAQFATADPEPPLEELGHHIYSSDPPFEVRGANQWIKFKSIS; this is encoded by the exons ATGAGGAAGATGCTCGCCGCCGTTTCCCGTGTGTTGTCGGGCGTCGCCCAGAAGCCG GCAAGCAGAGTGCTGGTGGCCTCCCGTAGTTTTGCAAACGATGCTACGTTTGAAATTAAG AAATGTGATCTACACCGGCTGGAAGAGGGCCCTCCTGTCACGACAGTGCTCACCAGGGAGGACGGGCTCAGATACTACAGGATGATGCAGACTGTCCGCCGAATGGAGTTAAAGGCAGATCAGCTgtataaacagaaaattattcGTGGTTTCTGTCACTTGTGTGATGGTCAG GAAGCTTGTTGTGTGGGCCTGGAGGCCGGCATCAACCCCACAGACCATCTTATCACAGCCTATCGGGCTCACGGCTTTACCTTTACTCGTGGGCTGTCTGTCCGAGAAATTCTCGCCGAGCTTACAG GACGAAGAGGAGGTTGTGCTAAAGGAAAAGGAGGATCGATGCATATGTATGCCAAGAACTTCTACGGGGGCAATGGCATTGTCGGAGCTCAG GTGCCCCTGGGAGCTGGGATTGCTCTGGCCTGTAAGTATTTTGGAAAAGATGAGGTCTGTTTGACTTTATATGGCGATGGTGCTGCTAATCAG GGTCAGATATTCGAAgcttacaacatggcagctttGTGGAAATTGCCTTGTATTTTCATCTGTGAAAATAACCGCTATGGAATGGGAACTTCTGTTGAGAGAGCAGCAGCCAGCACTGATTATTACAAGAGAGGTGACTTCATCCCTGGGCTGAGG GTAGATGGAATGGATATCCTGTGTGTCCGGGAGGCGACAAGGTTTGCAGCTGCCTATTGTAGATCTGGAAAG GGGCCCATACTGATGGAGCTGCAGACTTACCGTTACCATGGACACAGCATGAGTGATCCTGGAGTCAG TTATCGTACACGAGAAGAAATTCAGGAAGTAAGAAGTAAGAGTGACCCTATCATGCTTCTCAAGGATAGAATGGTGAACAGCAACCTTGCCAGTGTTGAAGAATTAAAG GAAATTGATGTTGAAGTGAGGAAAGAAATTGAGGATGCCGCCCAGTTTGCCACAGCTGATCCCGAACCACCTTTGGAAGAACTAGGCCATCACATCTACAGCAGTGATCCGCCTTTTGAAGTTCGCGGTGCAAATCAGTGGATCAAGTTTAAGTCCATCAGTTAA